One window of the Nothobranchius furzeri strain GRZ-AD chromosome 3, NfurGRZ-RIMD1, whole genome shotgun sequence genome contains the following:
- the LOC107395042 gene encoding uncharacterized protein, with the protein MASENTGTEEETGSAAESNEHDYAHTADGTLPEPEPLSSGPSPETEQQSAPVQIFAPLSQDHPEPAVGAEVDCPSGNEVAPHTGDLGADALSPSGPRRGPRRPKRPEDQNCSCCKVVFQRQGRSFNRRAVYTFTTPETVRWVFPDSVVTDRSFLCETCAQIIRTRGKRKQSGKRCMWLKPPNIKKVKDKQILGRRMGKKSKAALLVSKSSYKAAFQTLWSSKGARKPMMAFWSKQLKNEMKTLSRQPDSPFHQKVSGRKPLSSFPWRRCLNWAQEKAPLVIACLRSMFPDINALYKSSNQLTEEQAITLLERRTVVALSIPLFTRNIWRNNFLQAALGAELRLQGCSGSALDTLNTMGLCQNKDTVRLLLHKLQNGKDVDGDQGLVMKREQMKEQMGEVMTDEEEQEEEETEEEEDEDEDVEEIVMTMKEDEPVEQEEVQDVLEDEDDPHVTEQEQKRRKKKAKKQRKEEKRKERGKRKVREEQDDEDASEQKKKKVVVVRLGLLKGTSEVGRSDLSAP; encoded by the exons ATGGCCAGTGAGAACACCGGAACCGAGGAGGAAACTGGATCTGCTGCTGAATCAAACGAGCACGACTACGCCCACACTGCAGACGGTACTCTACCCGAACCAGAGCCGCTCTCTTCCGGTCCTTCACCCGAAACCGAGCAACAGAGCGCACCAGTTCAGATCTTCGCGCCTCTGTCGCAGGACCATCCAGAACCGGCGGTGGGTGCAGAAGTGGACTGCCCCAGTGGAAACGAAGTGGCACCTCATACCGGAGATCTTGGTGCAGACGCGCTATCCCCGTCCGGTCCGCGCCGAGGTCCGCGGCGGCCCAAACGGCCAGAGGACCAGAACTGTTCCTGCTGCAAGGTGGTGTTCCAGCGACAGGGACGCTCCTTCAACCGGAGGGCGGTGTACACCTTTACCACCCCGGAGACCGTTCGGTGGGTCTTCCCGGACTCTGTGGTGACCGACAGGTCGTTCCTATGTGAAACCTGCGCCCAAATCATCAGAACCAGAGGAAAGCGCAAACAAAGCGGAAAGCGCTGCATGTGGCTGAAACCCCCAAACATCAAAAAG GTCAAAGACAAGCAGATTTTGGGACGAAGGATGGGAAAGAAGAGTAAAGCAGCACTGCTGGTTAGCAAGTCAAGCTACAAAGCTGCCTTTCAAACACTCTGGTCATCCAAAGGTGCCCGGAAACCCATGATGGCGTTCTGGAGCAAACAGCTGAAAAACGAG ATGAAGACATTGTCACGGCAACCAGACAGTCCCTTCCACCAGAAGGTGTCGGGCAGGAAGCCGCTGTCTTCCTTCCCCTGGCGACGATGTCTGAACTGGGCCCAAGAAAAGGCTCCGCTTGTCATTGCCTGTCTTCGCTCCATGTTTCCAGACATCAACGCCCTCTACAAAAGTAGCAA CCAGCTGACGGAGGAGCAGGCCATCACCCTGTTGGAGCGTCGGACTGTGGTGGCACTCTCCATTCCACTCTTCACTAGAAACATCTGGAGAAACAATTTTCTGCAGGCTGCTCTGGGGGCGGAGCTACGGCTGCAGGGCTGTTCTGGCTCTGCCCTCGACACCCTCAACACCATGGGGTTGTGCCAGAACAAAGACACTGTCAGGTTGCTCCTCCACAAGCTGCAAAATGGCAAAGATGTG GATGGAGACCAGGGTCTGGTGATGAAACGTGAGCAGATGAAAGAGCAAATGGGAGAAGTGATGACAGATGAAGAAGAGCAGGAGGAAGaggaaacagaagaggaagaggatgaaGACGAAGATGTGGAGGAAATCGTGATGACCATGAAGGAGGACGAGCCGGTGGAACAGGAGGAAGTGCAGGACGTCCTTGAGGATGAAGATGATCCACATGTTACAGAACAAGAACAGAAGAGGAGAAAGAAAAAAGCAAAGAagcagagaaaggaagagaagagGAAGGAGAGAGGGAAACGAAAGGTGAGGGAGGAGCAGGATGATGAAGATGCATcagagcagaagaagaaaaaggtaGTGGTGGTGAGGCTCGGCCTGCTGAAGGGAACTTCAGAAGTAGGACGATCTGACCTATCAGCCCCTTAA